The Kribbella jejuensis region GCGGGACACGGATCTCCCCCGACACCCCGATGGACGGCAGCTCCGGAGCTGTCCGGTCCAGCGCGACGATGTCGGTCTGAACCTCTTCCATCAGGTCCAGCAGGTAACCGAGGCTCAACTCGTCCTGAGCCCGGCGGACGCCACCGATCCGGCCGACAAGCGACGGCGACAGCCAGTACGAGCGAGCGGTTGCCTGGTAGATCCCCTCATGGACGCCGCGGACCTTGCGCTCGTCGACGAGCGTCACCAGCCCTGCCTCCACGAGGCGTTTCACGTGGTAGTAGACGCGCTGCGGAGTCTGGCCCAGCTGCTCGGCCACCTCGCCGCAGGTGTGCGGCTCGGCCAGCCGCCGCAGCACCTCGATCCGCTGCGGCTTGAACAATGCCTCGGCCTGCTCGAGCTGCTCGAGGTGCATCACGTCTCTCATCACAAAAATGAGTTTGTACATAAAAATTCGACTTGTCAATGCTCATCAGAGATACATCAGTCGGGAATGTAAGTGGCCGTATCGCGGTTCTAACTGGTGCCCTCGGTGCGACGGAAAGGAAGCGCGACATGGCAACTGTTTCGTTCAAGGGAGCTACCCGGGTCTATCCGGGCACCGACCTCCCCGCGGTGGACAAGCTTGATCTGGATATCGAGGACGGCGAGTTCATGGTGCTCGTCGGGCCGTCCGGGTCCGGCAAGTCGACCGTTCTGCGCATGCTCGCCGGCCTCGAAGAGGTCAACGAGGGCGCGATCTTCATCGGCGACCGCGACGTCACCAACGCTCCGCCGAAGGAACGCGACATCGCGATGGTGTTCCAGAACTATGCGCTCTACCCGCACATGTCGGTGGCCGACAACATGGGCTTCGCCCTGAACGACAAGCGTGCGGTGGAGACGCCGTGGCAGAAGCGGTACGTGCAAAACCTGTTGACCGCGGAGTGAGCAATCACGTTGGGTCGGGACGTGACGATCGAGCGCAGCAACCCTGAAGGTCTGCACGCAACGCCGGGCTACCACCACGTGACCCGCGTGCAGGCGGACACCTTGGTGTACCTGGCCGGCCAGTGCCCGTTGCAACCGTCCGGCGAGCTGGCGCCCGGCGGTCTCGAAGGGCAGACCGCGCAGGTGATCACGAACATCCTCACCGCGCTGGAAAGCGCCGGTGCGACGCCCGATCAGGTTGTCCGTACGGTGATCTACGTGGCCAGCTCCGACCGATCCGACTTGAGCGCGGTCTGGGACCAGGTGAACGCCTCCCCGATCGCCGCCGCGTTCACCACCGCGAGCACGCTGCTCGGTGTCGCCCAGCTCGGCTTCCCGGGCCAACTCGTGGAAATCGACGTAACGGCGGCTCTGTGATCGTCCCCGCGGAGGTCGTCGACTACGACCCGCGCTGGCCGTCGTGGTTCGCCGAACTCCACGCGCGGTTGACGCCGTACCTGGTCGGGATCCCTCATCGCATCGAGCACGTCGGCAGCACCGCCGTACCCGGTCTGGCGGCGAAGCCGATCATCGACATCGACATCGTCGTACCGACGGCCGACCTGGTACCGGCCGCGATCGCCCGGCTGGCGACCGCCGGCTACCGGCACGAAGGCGACCAGGGGATCCCGGGTCGCGAGGCTTTCGCCCTGCCTCCCGAGCCGCTGCACTACCACCATCTGTATGTTGTTGTTGAAGGCAACAAAGCTTGGCGTGACCACATCCTGCTCCGCGATCATCTGCGCGCGGACGCGGCCGATCGCGAGCGGTACGCCAAGCGCAAACGCGAGCTGGCGCACCTGCTCACCACCGACCGCACCGCCTACGTGTCCGGCAAAGGCGCGTTGGTCGAGGAGCTGATCGCTAAATCTGGTGGTTCGCCCACAGCCGGCGGTCAGGGTCGTACCGGCGCCTGAGCTCGAGCAGCCGGTCGTAGTCGTCGTAGGCCTCGGCGATCTCTTCGGGAGTCAGCTTGTCGTAGCTGAAATTGAGGAACCGGCCGACGGCGGACCACGGCGCGAGGATCTTCCGCTGCAGCTGGGTGTCGGTGGTGATCACCGTCAACGAGTACGCCGCGTCGCGGTGACCGACCGCGTTCGGAACCTCGGGCTGCCGGGCGAGCGCGCCGCCGAGGTGCCGGATCGCGATCACATGCATCTGCTCGGCGGCCGGCCCCGGCAAGGTCTTCAGCGCGTCGAGGTCGTCCAGCAGTACGTTGCGTGAGCTGTACGCGTCCGGGCGCTCGGGCTCGGCGAAGATCTGCCCCGAGTCGGCGTACGGCATGACCCCGACCGTGTCGATCGCCGGCGTACCGATCGCCCGCAGCGGCGCGATCAGTTCTTCGCCGCGGTCGCCGAGGATCGCCAGCTGGAGCTGCCCGATGTACTTCCCGCGCACCGGCTCCGGTACCTGCGGGATGTCCGGCACCGGCAGGATCGCGATCGCCGACGTCACCTCCTCCGGTACCGACCGGGTCCACTCGCGCCACACCTCGGGCGCCTCCGGGTACTCGGCGAGGTCGAAGTACAGACTCCCGCCGAAGATCGTCGGTACGTCGAACAGCTCGACCTCGATGCCCGTGACCACACCGAAGTTCCCGCCGCCGCCGCGGAGCGCCCAGAACAGGTCCGGGTCCTCCTCGGCATTCCGTCGTACGCCGTCAGCGGTCACCACCTCGATTCGCCGTACGTGGTCCGCGGCGTACCCGTACCGCCGGGCCATCAGGCCCAGTCCGCCGCCCAGCGTGTACGGGATCGCGCCGACGCCGGGGTAACTCCCGGACAGCGGCGCGAGGCCGTACGGCGCGGTCGCGGCGACCACGTCCCGCCAGGTCGCGCCCGCCTCGATCCAGGCGGTCCTCCGCTCGGCGTCGACGGTCACGCCGTTGAAGCCGCCGGTCGCGATCAGCACGCCACCGTCGATCCCCTCGGTCACCCCGTGCCCGGACGCCTGGACCGCGATCCGCAGGTCGTTGTCGACCGCGTACCGGACCGCGTCCTGCACCTCGTCGGCGCTCGTGACGGGGAAGATGACCTCCGGCCGGTGCGGGTCGCGCCGCTGGAACCCGAGCCGCGCCTCGTCGTACTGCTTGCTAGTCGTCGTCAGCATCATGTACTTCACGGTAAGAGCCCTTGCGGACATAACTTGTCCGCAAGCAATACTTGCCGCATGAGAGACATGCCCGGCCGTCTGCTGCGGCTGCTGTCGCTGCTGCAGAGCCGGCGCGAGTGGTCCGGCCGCGAGCTCGCCGACCGCCTCGGGGTCACCGAGCGCACGGTACGCCGGGACGTCGAGCGGCTCCGGGCGCTCGACTATCCGGTGACCGGTACGACCGGCACCGCGGGCGGGTACCGGCTCGGATCCGGTACGCACCTGCCGCCGCTGCAACTGGACGACGACGAGGCGATCGCCGTCGCGCTCGGCCTGGTCGGCGCGGCCGGCGGCGGGGTGAGCGGGATGGCCGACAGCTCGATGAGCGCGCTCGCGAAGCTGGAGCAGGTGCTGCCCGTCCGGCTCCGGCCGCAACTCGCCGCGGTCGGCTCGGCCGCCGAGGCGATCCCGCGGCCCGGCGTACCGCAGGTCGATCCGGGCGTGCTCGCCGTGCTCGCCCGCTGCTGCCGGAACCACGAGATCGTTGCCTTCGACTACCACGGTCGCGCTCGCGACACGACGCGCCGGCGGGTGGAGCCGCATCAGCTGCTGACGCTGGCGTGGCGGTGGTACCTGCTCGCGTTCGACCCGGACCGCGACGACTGGCGGATCTTCCGCGCCGACCGGATCACCGACGTCACGCCGGTGCTGCACCGCTTCACGCCCCGGGTGATCGACGGGGCGTCGTACCTGCTCGAGTCCTTCGTCTCCGCGCAGTACCAACACACCGTCGAGCTCACGGTGCAAGCTCCAGCCACCGCCGTCACCTCGGCCTTCGAAGGCGTGGTCCGCGGCATCGTCACCCCGCTCAGCGACACGTCCTGTCAGGTCCGTTTCAGCGCCGACACCCCCACCATGCTCCTGACCCAGGTAGCCGCCGTCGCCGCCCTCGGCCCGTTCACCGTCGACCAGGCGACACCGGAGACCTCCGCACTGATCAGCTCGGTCGGATCGCGGCTGGCGCAGGCGTTCGGCTAGGCGGTGATCAAGCCGATTCCCAAGGTCAGGACGCCGACGGCGAGGGCGGCGGCGCCTAGCCACAGGACCCAGAGGAACTGGTTGGGCTCGGTGCGGTCCTTGCCGGCCGAGGAGGCGAAGAAGCCGCCGGACATCAGGATCGCGGCGACCGGGATCGCCAGCCGGGCGACCCACAACCAGAAGCCGGTGAAGCCGGTCTGGTCGACGTACAGCAGGCCGACCAAGCTGAGGATCACCAGGACGCCGGCGTGCGCGTGACCGGCCCGGGCGAACGACTTCTGGAAGCCGGTCATCGGGACCTGGCCGCGGACGATCTTCGTCATGAAGTAGCCGCCGAACTGGATCGTCACGATCGTCAGCAGGATGACGCCGGCGATCGTGCGAGATGCGTCGGTCATATGAACACGCGCTCCTTATGGATAGTTCAGGTATCCGCTTATGGATACTGATACTATCCATCACAGGCGACAGGAAGGCAAGCGATGCGAATCGGGGAACTCAGCAAGGCCACCGACGTCCCGGTGCCGACGATCAAGTACTACCTGCGCGAGGGTTTGCTGCCGGCCGGGGAGCTCAGCAGCCCGAACCAGGCGTCGTACGACGACACGCACGTCCGCCGGCTGCGACTGATCCGCGCGCTGATCGAACTGGGCCAGGTACCGGTCGCCACCGTGAAGGAGATCCTCGAGTCACTGGACGCCAACGCCGAGCCGCTGCACGAGCAGATCGGCCGCGCCCACCGCGCGCTCACGCCGGCGCGCCGGCTGTCCGCCACCGACGAGGCCCGCAGCGCTGCGGCGGCCCAGGTCGCGGACCTGCTCCGCTCCCGCGGCTGGACTGTTGAACCGTCGGCGCCGGCCCTGGCCACGTTGATCGACACCGTCGCCGCCTTCCGGAGTCTCGGTCAGGAGAACCTGGTCGCGGATCTGGACAGGAAAGCCGAAGCCGTCGAGGCCTTCACCGCGCTCGAGATCGACGCGGTGACTGCGAACCCGACCCGGGACCAGGTCGCCGAATCCGTCGTGATCGGCACGATCCTCGGCGAGACGTTGATTGCTTCACTGCGACTGCTCGCGCAGGAGTCGATCTCGGCGGAGCGTTGGCGGGATCGCTAACAGTTTTCCTGAAGGCCGGGGAGGAGCTTCGCCATCGTCTTCTGCAGTGCGCGTCCTTCGGCCTCACTCAGCGGATCGAAGACCAGTTTGCGGACCAGTTCGACATGGCCGGGCGCGGCTTTCACGAGCTCTTCATACCCGGCCGGGGTCAGGATCGCATTGGTGAAACGGCCGTCGTTCGGGTCCGGCTCGCGGCGGACCAGGCCGCGGTTCTCCAGGCGACGGATCAGGTGTGACAGGCGGGATAGTTCGGAGTTTGCCAACACCGCGAGGCTGCTCAGGCGCATCGTGTGCTCGGGCTGATCCGACAGGCCGGCGAGAACGTAGTACTCCAGGAAGCTCAGGTTGGAATCGCGCTGGAGCTGCTCCCCCAAGGCGGTCGTGAGCAGCGCCATCGTGAGCTGCAGGGTCTTCCAGGTCTCCAGCTCGTCGGCCTTCAGCCAGCGCGGTTCGCCTGCACCCATGCCTGCAGCATAGCCAGCCGATGGATGACTTGAATGTTCATGTAAGCCAGCCTATCGTCTTACTTGAAGTTTCAAGTCATCCTCTTCTCTGAAGGAGTCGTCGCGATGAGCGACCTGAAGATCGCGGTCATCCTCGGTAGCACCCGCCCCGGCCGGAACGGCAAGGCGGTGGCCGACTGGGTGCTCGAGCAGGCCCGGCACCGCACCGGTGCGAGCTATGAACCGATCGACCTGCTCGACTACCCGCTGCCGCACCTGGACGAGGCGATCCCGCCCTCGGCCGGGCAGTACGCCGGCGCGCACACGAAGGCGTGGGCCGCGACGATCGCGGCGTACGACGGGTTCGTCTTCGTCACGCCGGAGTACAACCACTCCACGTCCGCCGTACTGAAGAACGCCATCGACTACCTGTACGCCGAGTGGAACAACAAGGCGGCCGGCTTCGTGTCGTACGGCTCGCTCGGCGGCGCGCGGGCGATCGAACACCTGCGCGCGATCAGCTCCGAACTGCAGATGGCCCACGTCCGTCAGCAGCTGTCGTTCTCGCTGTTCAACGACTTCGAGAACTTCAGCGTCTTCCGCCCAGGCCCGCAGTACGCCGACCAGGCCACGATCCTGTTCGACCAACTCGAGTCGTGGGCAGCCGCCCTCAAGCAGGTCCGCACCGCTCAGCCAGTGGCGGCATGAACATCACCTAGCCGTCGTGCGCCATGTCCACAAACCGTGAGTAGTGGCCCTGGAACGCGACAACCACATCCGCAGTAGGCCCGTTCCGGTGCTTGGCGACAATAAAGTCGGCTTCACCGGGCCGGGTCGACTCCCGCTCATAAGCATCCTCCCGATGCAACAGAATGACCACGTCAGCATCCTGTTCCAGGCTGCCGCTTTCGCGGAGGTCCGAGGCCATGGGGCGTTTGTCGGAGCGTTGTTCGGAGCCTCGGTTCAGCTGGCAGATGGCTACTACGGGGAGCTCGAGCTCTTTGGCGAGGAGCTTGATGGAGCGGGAGAACTCGGAGACTTCGAGTTGGCGGGACTCGACCTTCTTGCCCGACGTCATCAGCTGGAGGTAGTCGATGACGATCAGCTTGAGGTCGTGGCGTTGTTTGAGGCGGCGGGCCTTGGCGCGGATCTCCATCATCGTCAGGTTCGGCGAGTCGTCGATGAACAGCGGGGCCTCGGAGACCTCGCCCATCTTGCGGGCCAGCCGGGCCCAGTCCTCGTCGGTCATCTTGCCGTTGCGCATGTGGTGCAGCGGCACCTTCGCCTCGGCGGACAGCAGCCGCATGGTGATCTCGTTGCGACTCATCTCCAGCGAGAAGATGCACGAGGTCAGGCCGTGCTTGATCGAGCAGGAGCGGGCGAAGTCCAGACCCAGGGTGGAGTTGTGGGTGGGGATCATCGTCTTGCCGGCCAGGTACAGGTGGTCGGGGTTGTCGACCTCGACGCAGCGCACCGGCACGCTGGCCACCGGGTCGACCCACTCGAGCCGCCGCTCCCCCTCGCCGGTCAGCGCGGCCGGGTAGCCGTGCCCGGTGATCTGCCGCGGCGCGGACCCCGGGATCAGCGGTGTCAGCCCGGGACTCGCCGACATCGCCGTGTAGAGGTCCTCGGTCGTGCAGATCACCGGGCGGCCGCCGTCCTCGACCCGCCACTGGTGCTCGGCGTCGGCGACGATCGAGCTGCCGTCGGAGAACGACAGCCGGAAGCACGGACGGTCCACCATCACCTCGGTCGCCGCGACCACCGTCGTCGGCAGCCCCTCGGCGTCCAGCAGTTGGTCGCCGACCGCGACCTCGGCCATCGTGGTCCAGCCGGTCGGCGTCGGCAGCGGGGTGTCGAGGGCGAGCGCCTTACCCATCGCGGGACGGGCGGCGACGATGATCATCTGGCCGGGGTGCAGCCCGTTGGTCAGCTCGTCCAGGTCGGTGAACCCGGTCGGCACGCCGACCATCGCGTCACCACGGGAGTCGATCGCCTCGATCTCGTCGAGGGTGCCCTCCATGATGTCCTTCAGCGGCGCGTAGTCCTCGGCGGTGCGCTTCTCGGTGACCGAGTAGATCTCCGCCTGCGCTTCGTCGACGACGTCATCGACCTCGCCCTCACCCGCATACCCCAGCTGGACGATCTTGGTGCCGGCCTCGACCAGGCGGCGGAGGATCGCCTTCTCCCGGACGATGTGCGCGTAGTACGACGCGTTCGCCGCGAGCGGGACCGAGGCGACCAGGGTGTGCACGTACGGCGCGCCGCCGATCCGGGCCATCTCGCCGCGCTTGGTCAGCTCGGCGGCGACCGTGATCGCGTCGGCCGGCTCGCCTCGCGCGTAGAGGTCGGTGATCGCGTCGAAGACCACCTCGTGCGCCGGGCGGTAGAAGTCCGTGCTGCGCAGGTTCTCGATCACGTCGGCGATCGCGTCCTTGCTCAACATCATCGCGCCGAGCACACACTGCTCGGCGGCCAGATCCTGAGGCGGAGTGCGATCGAAGCCCATCGCCGGACTGCGCTCTTCGTGACCGTCGCCCTGACCCCCGCGGAACTCCGCCACGCTCACTTCGTCCGACCTCCTCGTCGCCGCCCCAGCCACCGGACCGGGTTCGAACACCTGCTCGAACCTTAGCCCCGCCCACCGACAGTCTCGGATGCAGGTTCTGGCACCAGCCTCGCGACCGTACGCCGAGCGCTTCCCGCAAAGCCACCCGGACATCCACAGGGGGTGTGGACGAACCGTGGATAACCCCGCTACGGGCTGTGCACAGGTTGGGCACAACCCTGTGGATATCTGTGGAAGGAAACCCACAACCCGGCTCTGACCTGCGAATTCGTCGGTGCACAACTGTGGAGAAGAAAAAGTCTGAGACCAATTTCCGACACGCCCGAGCGGCCTGGGTAACCTCGCTCCGGTGAGACCACGGGTAGGCGCACAGGATCGCGAAATCCTCCGGCTGGCCGTGCCGGCGTTCTTCGCGCTGGTGTCCGAACCTCTGATGCTGCTCGCGGACTCGGCCATCGTCGGTCACCTCGGTACGCCGCAACTGGCCGCGCTCGGCGTCGCCGGAACGATCCTGCAGACCCTGGTCGGCATCTGCGTCTTCCTGGCGTACGGCACCACGTCGGCGGTCGCCCGGCGGATCGGTGCCGGCGACCACAAGGGTGCGCTTGCCCAAGGCATCGATGGCCTGTGGCTGGCGTTGCTCCTCGGCGTCGTACTCGCCCTGCTCGGGCTGGCGCTCGCTCCGCAGGCGATCGGTGCGTTCGACCCGTCGCCACAGGTGGCCGGGTACGCCGTGACGTACCTGCGGATCTCCTGCCTCGGCATCCCGTCGATGCTGCTTCTGCTCGCGGCGACCGGCGTACTGCGTGGGCTCCAGGACACCAAGACCCCGATGGTCGTCGCGATCACCGCCAACCTCGCGAACATCGGCCTGAACGTCCTGCTCGTGTACGGCGTACACCTGAACATCGCCGGCTCCGCCCTCGGTACGGCGCTCGCGCAGACCGGCGCCGGAATCGCCCTGGTTATCGTCGTGGTCCGTGGCGCCCGGAGGGACGGCGCCAAGCTCCGCCCGGACCGCCCCGGCATCCTCGCGTCGGCGCAGATGGGCGTACCGCTGATCGTCCGGACGCTGACGCTCCGTGCGGCGATCGTCCTGCTCACCTTCGTCGCCACCGCGCTGGGTACGACGTCCGTCGCCGCCCACCAGGTCGCGTTCACGCTGTGGTCGTTCCTCGCGCTCGCGCTGGACGCGATCGCGATCGCGGCGCAGGCGCTCACCGGTCGTGCGCTCGGCGCCGGCGATGTCGCGGGGACCCGGGCGATCACCCGCCGGATGATGTGGTGGGGCCTGTTCTCCGGCGTACTCGGCGGCCTGGCCCTCTGGGGTCTGCGCGGCGTCTACGTCCCGTGGTTCACCTCGGACCCCGATGTACGGCGTACGCTCGCCGCCGTGCTGATCGTGGCCGCGTTGTGGCAGCCGGTCAACGGGGTCGTGTTCGTACTGGACGGCGTACTGATCGGCGCCGGAGACGGGCGCTACCTGGCGATGGCCGGGGTCGTGGCACTCATGCTCTACGTACCGCTGGCGCTCGCGGTGCTGTGGCTCGGCGGTGGGATCGTCGCGCTGTGGTGGGCGTTCGGTGGGTACATGTTGCTGCGATTCCTCACCCTGACCACCCGCGAACGCCGCGACGGCTGGCTGGTCACCGGAGCTACCCGCTGACCCCGCCGTACGGCAAGGTGGAACAGAAGGAAAGGAGCGGCATGCCCGACACCGACGAGGAGCCGTCCGTCGAGCCCACGCCGGACCAATGGGACCGCGGAGACGACTACACGGAGTCCGCGCGTGCCGCCCGGCGGCGGAAGGACGAGGACGAGCTGCACGCTCGCCAGGAAGCCGACGACGCAGCCCTGCGTGACGAGGAAGAGCTGGAGCTCCGAGCCAAGGAGGACCTGGAGCGGCACGAACTCCGCGACCGGGC contains the following coding sequences:
- a CDS encoding ArsR/SmtB family transcription factor, with product MRDVMHLEQLEQAEALFKPQRIEVLRRLAEPHTCGEVAEQLGQTPQRVYYHVKRLVEAGLVTLVDERKVRGVHEGIYQATARSYWLSPSLVGRIGGVRRAQDELSLGYLLDLMEEVQTDIVALDRTAPELPSIGVSGEIRVPPERRREFFHDLQSTLQDLFARYGGSEGDAFKLAVACYPKGEQVQ
- a CDS encoding RidA family protein, with protein sequence MTIERSNPEGLHATPGYHHVTRVQADTLVYLAGQCPLQPSGELAPGGLEGQTAQVITNILTALESAGATPDQVVRTVIYVASSDRSDLSAVWDQVNASPIAAAFTTASTLLGVAQLGFPGQLVEIDVTAAL
- a CDS encoding GrpB family protein, which translates into the protein MIVPAEVVDYDPRWPSWFAELHARLTPYLVGIPHRIEHVGSTAVPGLAAKPIIDIDIVVPTADLVPAAIARLATAGYRHEGDQGIPGREAFALPPEPLHYHHLYVVVEGNKAWRDHILLRDHLRADAADRERYAKRKRELAHLLTTDRTAYVSGKGALVEELIAKSGGSPTAGGQGRTGA
- a CDS encoding FAD-binding oxidoreductase, which encodes MMLTTTSKQYDEARLGFQRRDPHRPEVIFPVTSADEVQDAVRYAVDNDLRIAVQASGHGVTEGIDGGVLIATGGFNGVTVDAERRTAWIEAGATWRDVVAATAPYGLAPLSGSYPGVGAIPYTLGGGLGLMARRYGYAADHVRRIEVVTADGVRRNAEEDPDLFWALRGGGGNFGVVTGIEVELFDVPTIFGGSLYFDLAEYPEAPEVWREWTRSVPEEVTSAIAILPVPDIPQVPEPVRGKYIGQLQLAILGDRGEELIAPLRAIGTPAIDTVGVMPYADSGQIFAEPERPDAYSSRNVLLDDLDALKTLPGPAAEQMHVIAIRHLGGALARQPEVPNAVGHRDAAYSLTVITTDTQLQRKILAPWSAVGRFLNFSYDKLTPEEIAEAYDDYDRLLELRRRYDPDRRLWANHQI
- a CDS encoding helix-turn-helix transcriptional regulator; the encoded protein is MRDMPGRLLRLLSLLQSRREWSGRELADRLGVTERTVRRDVERLRALDYPVTGTTGTAGGYRLGSGTHLPPLQLDDDEAIAVALGLVGAAGGGVSGMADSSMSALAKLEQVLPVRLRPQLAAVGSAAEAIPRPGVPQVDPGVLAVLARCCRNHEIVAFDYHGRARDTTRRRVEPHQLLTLAWRWYLLAFDPDRDDWRIFRADRITDVTPVLHRFTPRVIDGASYLLESFVSAQYQHTVELTVQAPATAVTSAFEGVVRGIVTPLSDTSCQVRFSADTPTMLLTQVAAVAALGPFTVDQATPETSALISSVGSRLAQAFG
- a CDS encoding MerR family transcriptional regulator, with product MRIGELSKATDVPVPTIKYYLREGLLPAGELSSPNQASYDDTHVRRLRLIRALIELGQVPVATVKEILESLDANAEPLHEQIGRAHRALTPARRLSATDEARSAAAAQVADLLRSRGWTVEPSAPALATLIDTVAAFRSLGQENLVADLDRKAEAVEAFTALEIDAVTANPTRDQVAESVVIGTILGETLIASLRLLAQESISAERWRDR
- a CDS encoding MarR family winged helix-turn-helix transcriptional regulator; this encodes MGAGEPRWLKADELETWKTLQLTMALLTTALGEQLQRDSNLSFLEYYVLAGLSDQPEHTMRLSSLAVLANSELSRLSHLIRRLENRGLVRREPDPNDGRFTNAILTPAGYEELVKAAPGHVELVRKLVFDPLSEAEGRALQKTMAKLLPGLQENC
- a CDS encoding NADPH-dependent FMN reductase gives rise to the protein MSDLKIAVILGSTRPGRNGKAVADWVLEQARHRTGASYEPIDLLDYPLPHLDEAIPPSAGQYAGAHTKAWAATIAAYDGFVFVTPEYNHSTSAVLKNAIDYLYAEWNNKAAGFVSYGSLGGARAIEHLRAISSELQMAHVRQQLSFSLFNDFENFSVFRPGPQYADQATILFDQLESWAAALKQVRTAQPVAA
- the dnaB gene encoding replicative DNA helicase, which encodes MAESASSIRGSDTSAKNAGTASRRISRSCAPTRGLTGARLPRPLGRVGNWSQTFSSPQLCTDEFAGQSRVVGFLPQISTGLCPTCAQPVAGLSTVRPHPLWMSGWLCGKRSAYGREAGARTCIRDCRWAGLRFEQVFEPGPVAGAATRRSDEVSVAEFRGGQGDGHEERSPAMGFDRTPPQDLAAEQCVLGAMMLSKDAIADVIENLRSTDFYRPAHEVVFDAITDLYARGEPADAITVAAELTKRGEMARIGGAPYVHTLVASVPLAANASYYAHIVREKAILRRLVEAGTKIVQLGYAGEGEVDDVVDEAQAEIYSVTEKRTAEDYAPLKDIMEGTLDEIEAIDSRGDAMVGVPTGFTDLDELTNGLHPGQMIIVAARPAMGKALALDTPLPTPTGWTTMAEVAVGDQLLDAEGLPTTVVAATEVMVDRPCFRLSFSDGSSIVADAEHQWRVEDGGRPVICTTEDLYTAMSASPGLTPLIPGSAPRQITGHGYPAALTGEGERRLEWVDPVASVPVRCVEVDNPDHLYLAGKTMIPTHNSTLGLDFARSCSIKHGLTSCIFSLEMSRNEITMRLLSAEAKVPLHHMRNGKMTDEDWARLARKMGEVSEAPLFIDDSPNLTMMEIRAKARRLKQRHDLKLIVIDYLQLMTSGKKVESRQLEVSEFSRSIKLLAKELELPVVAICQLNRGSEQRSDKRPMASDLRESGSLEQDADVVILLHREDAYERESTRPGEADFIVAKHRNGPTADVVVAFQGHYSRFVDMAHDG
- a CDS encoding MATE family efflux transporter, giving the protein MRPRVGAQDREILRLAVPAFFALVSEPLMLLADSAIVGHLGTPQLAALGVAGTILQTLVGICVFLAYGTTSAVARRIGAGDHKGALAQGIDGLWLALLLGVVLALLGLALAPQAIGAFDPSPQVAGYAVTYLRISCLGIPSMLLLLAATGVLRGLQDTKTPMVVAITANLANIGLNVLLVYGVHLNIAGSALGTALAQTGAGIALVIVVVRGARRDGAKLRPDRPGILASAQMGVPLIVRTLTLRAAIVLLTFVATALGTTSVAAHQVAFTLWSFLALALDAIAIAAQALTGRALGAGDVAGTRAITRRMMWWGLFSGVLGGLALWGLRGVYVPWFTSDPDVRRTLAAVLIVAALWQPVNGVVFVLDGVLIGAGDGRYLAMAGVVALMLYVPLALAVLWLGGGIVALWWAFGGYMLLRFLTLTTRERRDGWLVTGATR